Proteins encoded by one window of Paenibacillus urinalis:
- a CDS encoding glucosamine-6-phosphate deaminase has protein sequence MITPVFQTHADQLKVSIYATREEMGKAAAAEAVRSLQQRLRIQDRVRVIFAAAPSQNEFLQALMEAADVEWGRVEAFHMDEYIGLSRTAEQSFARFVEERVIQAAEPGLNAWHPLDGKAEPAAECRRYEGLLRERPIDFVFMGIGENGHIAFNDPPVADFSDQAWVKPVELDEACRQQQVNDGCFPSFDEVPTYALTLTVPALMSGTELFCMVPGPTKKQAVYNTVNGKISEACPASILRTHPRCTLYVDLAAWGEMNEHESPLK, from the coding sequence ATGATTACACCAGTATTTCAAACGCATGCAGATCAGCTGAAGGTCAGCATATATGCAACACGCGAAGAGATGGGGAAGGCGGCTGCCGCAGAGGCCGTTCGTTCTTTACAGCAGCGGCTACGCATACAGGACCGGGTGAGAGTTATTTTTGCTGCAGCTCCATCGCAAAATGAATTTTTGCAAGCGCTTATGGAAGCAGCCGATGTGGAGTGGGGCAGGGTGGAAGCTTTTCATATGGATGAGTATATCGGGTTGTCCCGCACGGCAGAACAAAGCTTTGCCAGATTTGTAGAGGAGCGGGTCATACAGGCGGCAGAACCGGGGCTAAACGCATGGCATCCACTAGACGGGAAGGCGGAACCGGCAGCGGAGTGCCGCAGGTATGAAGGGCTCTTGAGGGAGAGACCGATTGACTTTGTATTTATGGGAATTGGTGAGAACGGCCATATTGCCTTCAACGATCCTCCGGTGGCTGATTTTTCAGATCAGGCTTGGGTGAAGCCGGTGGAGCTGGATGAGGCGTGCAGGCAGCAGCAGGTGAATGATGGCTGCTTTCCGAGCTTCGACGAAGTACCCACCTATGCGCTTACATTGACGGTGCCCGCACTCATGTCCGGAACAGAGCTGTTCTGTATGGTACCAGGACCAACCAAAAAGCAGGCGGTATATAACACGGTGAACGGTAAGATTAGCGAAGCTTGTCCGGCCAGCATTTTAAGAACCCACCCGAGGTGTACTTTGTATGTAGATTTGGCAGCTTGGGGTGAAATGAATGAACATGAATCCCCTTTAAAATAA
- a CDS encoding restriction endonuclease, producing MARRSGFMATIAREAARQARISEAERKRYEREQIRIAKVQQRQQIQDEKEAKLRYIESRIEETDDLNSELAERIEDLYGILDHTLQVNDVVSFSSLKIIENFKDFNVPTNISIPATKPQLDDYIRKIKQPNLFTKLMPGSEKKYQRDLNEAKQQFENDFVQYEAKENERLVTLDKLKAEYDHEKSMFDLKVRDRNLEIDELEENYRNGESEAVIVYNTMVLERSEYPTGFPQIFRLAYIPDSKELVIDYELPNKDIVPTVMEYKYVKTKDEISEKTRKIQEVKNIYSDIVAGVTLRTIHEVLEADQGKVIDVVVLSGYVHSVDPATGKDVTPYLISIRVTKEKFDELDLNRVEKSVCLRNLGAQVSPRPAELQAVKPIVEFDMVDKRFIEHEDMLGSLQGLPNLMELNPYEFEMLVTDLFARMGLDAKLTRSSKDGGVDCVAFDTRPIVGGKVVIQAKRYKNTVGVSAVRDLYGTMLNEGANKGILVTTKGYGPDAYEFAKDKPIELIDGGGLLYLLEQNGIKARIIFE from the coding sequence TTGGCGAGAAGAAGTGGCTTTATGGCTACTATAGCAAGAGAAGCTGCAAGGCAGGCTAGAATAAGTGAGGCTGAGAGAAAACGATATGAACGTGAACAAATAAGAATCGCAAAAGTGCAGCAAAGACAACAGATTCAAGATGAAAAGGAAGCAAAATTACGTTATATAGAAAGTAGAATAGAGGAAACAGATGATTTAAATAGCGAACTTGCTGAGCGAATAGAAGACTTATACGGTATATTAGATCACACTTTGCAAGTGAATGATGTGGTTTCATTTTCCTCTCTGAAGATTATTGAGAATTTTAAAGATTTTAATGTACCTACTAATATTTCTATTCCGGCTACTAAACCTCAATTAGATGATTACATAAGAAAGATAAAGCAGCCAAACCTTTTTACAAAATTAATGCCTGGTTCAGAAAAGAAATATCAGAGAGACCTTAATGAAGCAAAACAACAATTCGAGAATGACTTTGTTCAGTACGAGGCAAAAGAAAATGAAAGATTAGTTACATTAGACAAGTTAAAGGCAGAATATGATCATGAAAAGTCTATGTTTGATTTAAAAGTTAGAGATAGAAATCTAGAAATTGATGAACTTGAGGAAAACTATCGTAATGGTGAAAGTGAAGCAGTTATCGTTTATAACACTATGGTGCTTGAACGTTCTGAATACCCAACAGGCTTCCCTCAAATTTTTCGACTAGCGTATATACCAGATTCCAAAGAGTTAGTAATTGATTACGAACTTCCCAATAAGGATATTGTGCCAACAGTAATGGAATATAAATATGTAAAAACAAAAGATGAAATAAGTGAGAAGACTAGAAAAATCCAAGAGGTTAAGAATATCTATTCAGATATTGTAGCCGGTGTAACACTTCGAACCATTCATGAGGTATTAGAAGCTGATCAGGGGAAAGTTATTGATGTTGTAGTTTTAAGTGGGTATGTACATTCGGTCGATCCTGCTACGGGTAAAGATGTTACACCATACCTCATTTCAATTCGGGTTACTAAAGAAAAATTTGATGAGCTTGATTTAAATCGCGTGGAGAAATCAGTATGTTTAAGAAATTTGGGAGCACAAGTGTCCCCTCGACCTGCTGAACTACAAGCTGTAAAACCAATTGTAGAGTTTGATATGGTAGACAAACGTTTTATTGAACATGAAGATATGCTTGGATCTTTGCAAGGTCTTCCTAATTTAATGGAGTTAAATCCATATGAGTTTGAGATGTTAGTTACAGATTTGTTCGCAAGAATGGGATTAGATGCTAAGTTAACTCGTTCATCAAAAGACGGTGGTGTTGATTGTGTTGCATTTGATACCAGGCCAATAGTGGGAGGTAAAGTCGTTATACAGGCAAAACGTTATAAAAACACTGTGGGTGTTTCAGCAGTAAGGGACTTATACGGGACAATGTTAAATGAAGGTGCAAACAAAGGTATTCTAGTCACAACAAAAGGTTATGGTCCTGATGCCTACGAATTTGCAAAAGATAAGCCAATCGAGTTAATTGATGGTGGAGGGTTACTTTATTTGTTGGAACAAAATGGTATTAAAGCACGAATTATTTTTGAATAA
- a CDS encoding restriction endonuclease subunit S: protein MLNLADYGNVVQGANLSRVQAEPGFSSVKLMLYTMKEMNESLGNENRGSRDKPQEILVTEKKVGKLPITDKNMVLINLISRRAATVRLEYLGRLVPSNFAVINVNETLYAPYLEWYLNEYPESQNYLSEATQGTTVAALSIQKLRAVPVVVPSLKEQKIIGDLYSNLLNKKRLLMQRIYLEEKSINQQLISYLQEGSR, encoded by the coding sequence TTGTTAAATCTTGCAGATTATGGGAACGTTGTTCAAGGAGCTAACTTATCCCGTGTACAGGCTGAACCGGGTTTCAGTTCGGTTAAGTTAATGCTTTATACAATGAAAGAAATGAATGAAAGCTTAGGAAATGAAAATCGAGGTAGTCGTGATAAACCTCAAGAGATTCTTGTTACGGAAAAGAAAGTTGGAAAATTGCCTATAACCGATAAAAACATGGTACTTATTAACTTAATATCACGTCGTGCGGCAACTGTAAGATTGGAATATCTGGGCAGACTGGTCCCTTCAAACTTTGCCGTTATTAATGTTAATGAAACATTGTATGCTCCTTATTTAGAGTGGTATTTAAATGAGTACCCTGAGAGCCAAAATTATTTAAGTGAAGCGACGCAAGGAACGACCGTGGCGGCGCTCTCGATTCAAAAACTTCGGGCAGTACCTGTCGTGGTACCTTCTCTGAAGGAACAGAAGATTATAGGTGATTTATATAGTAATTTATTGAATAAAAAAAGACTATTGATGCAACGTATCTACCTAGAAGAGAAAAGCATTAATCAACAATTGATCTCTTACTTGCAGGAGGGATCGAGATGA
- a CDS encoding Gfo/Idh/MocA family protein — translation MSAGMMPVRYGIVGCGIIAEVHASEIAKLAEAELVAVCDVNPDQAARFAAQYGAAAYSNLDELLARPDIEVVSICTPSGLHEEQVVRAARAGKHILVEKPMAIQMEGVERMIEACEQEEVLLATVFPRRMSPQAQYAKQLIASGALGKLSLCSAYVKIYRSQAYYDSAGWRGTWAMDGGGAMMNQGIHTVDMLQWLAGPVASLEGRARNVLRDIEVEDTVTSLLQYENGAMGVLEITTTAYKGKGQRLELYGETGTLIIEEDDIVMLELDGAEVTLPEFAPFAVIPDGHREQLRDLAYAVREGRTPVVPGTEGRHSLEIILGTYASSRLKQEIKLKEHFSMV, via the coding sequence ATGTCAGCAGGAATGATGCCTGTGAGATATGGGATTGTGGGCTGCGGAATTATTGCCGAGGTTCATGCCAGTGAGATCGCAAAGCTAGCGGAAGCAGAGCTTGTCGCGGTATGTGATGTGAATCCGGATCAGGCAGCGCGATTCGCTGCACAATATGGGGCAGCCGCATACTCGAATCTGGATGAGTTATTAGCAAGGCCCGACATCGAAGTGGTATCCATCTGTACACCCAGCGGACTGCACGAGGAGCAGGTCGTTCGAGCGGCAAGAGCGGGTAAACACATCCTTGTCGAGAAGCCGATGGCGATCCAGATGGAAGGCGTAGAGCGCATGATTGAAGCCTGTGAGCAGGAGGAAGTTCTGCTTGCTACCGTATTTCCCCGCCGCATGTCACCGCAAGCACAGTATGCGAAACAGCTTATTGCCTCTGGTGCGCTTGGCAAGCTGAGTCTGTGTTCCGCCTACGTGAAGATCTATCGGAGTCAGGCTTATTATGACAGTGCGGGATGGCGTGGAACATGGGCGATGGACGGAGGCGGAGCCATGATGAATCAGGGCATACATACCGTGGATATGCTCCAGTGGCTGGCAGGCCCAGTTGCTTCGCTTGAGGGAAGAGCCCGAAATGTGCTGCGAGATATTGAGGTGGAGGACACGGTAACCTCACTGCTCCAATATGAAAATGGTGCGATGGGTGTACTGGAGATTACGACAACCGCTTATAAAGGGAAGGGTCAGCGTTTAGAGCTATATGGCGAAACGGGCACACTGATCATTGAAGAGGATGATATTGTAATGCTGGAGCTGGATGGAGCAGAGGTTACACTGCCGGAGTTTGCCCCTTTTGCCGTCATTCCAGACGGGCATCGGGAGCAGCTTCGAGATTTGGCTTATGCAGTGCGTGAAGGACGTACACCGGTGGTACCGGGGACAGAGGGAAGGCATTCGCTGGAGATTATTTTGGGGACGTATGCATCCTCGCGTCTGAAGCAGGAGATTAAGCTCAAAGAGCATTTTTCAATGGTGTAG
- a CDS encoding N-acetylglucosamine-6-phosphate deacetylase has product MVNTRYTEAVHYATGERIRVEMTDDSLAALAGMNNETVYFAPGLVDLQVNGYMGIDFNSPDLTVEQVHQVTRLLQAVGVVKYCPTVITNSEEAMSQSLRVIAAACAVNEITRRSIAGVHLEGPFISPEDGPRGAHPAEFVTAPDIDLFQRLQSAATGMIRIVTMSPEWAGSQLFIEQCVQEGIIVSIGHTAASSQQIFEAVRAGALMSTHLGNGAHLMLPRHPNYIWEQLAADELYTCFIADGFHLPDAVQKVIMRVKKEKAILVSDAAHLAGLPAGDYQTHIGGRVTLTELGKLHLTAQPELLAGSAQMLIQGISRLVRKGLCTLEEAWNMGSVQPWRLLNNYSEAQPELEPSVLFTMRDGEVQVLQTAGSGVQRI; this is encoded by the coding sequence ATGGTTAACACGCGATATACGGAAGCTGTGCATTATGCCACTGGGGAACGAATCAGGGTGGAGATGACAGATGATAGCTTGGCCGCTCTAGCAGGTATGAATAATGAAACGGTCTATTTCGCGCCAGGTCTAGTTGATCTGCAGGTAAATGGATACATGGGTATTGATTTTAATAGCCCAGATCTTACGGTGGAGCAGGTTCACCAAGTAACTAGACTGTTACAAGCCGTTGGTGTCGTCAAATACTGCCCGACTGTAATTACAAACAGTGAAGAAGCAATGAGTCAGTCCTTGCGAGTAATTGCGGCAGCCTGTGCAGTAAATGAGATCACAAGGAGGAGCATAGCGGGGGTGCATTTGGAAGGTCCTTTTATCTCACCAGAGGACGGCCCCAGGGGAGCACACCCAGCGGAATTTGTGACTGCACCGGATATAGATCTGTTTCAGCGCCTGCAGAGTGCTGCCACAGGGATGATCCGGATTGTGACGATGTCACCCGAGTGGGCTGGGAGCCAGCTGTTTATAGAGCAGTGTGTGCAGGAAGGAATCATTGTATCCATAGGGCATACAGCGGCGAGCAGTCAGCAGATTTTTGAGGCCGTAAGAGCCGGGGCGCTGATGTCTACTCATCTTGGCAATGGGGCACATCTGATGCTTCCGAGACATCCCAACTACATATGGGAGCAGCTAGCCGCTGATGAGCTGTACACCTGCTTTATTGCGGATGGATTTCATTTGCCGGATGCGGTCCAGAAGGTCATTATGCGTGTAAAAAAGGAAAAGGCCATACTTGTCAGCGATGCGGCCCATTTGGCGGGTTTACCGGCAGGGGATTATCAGACGCATATTGGTGGAAGAGTAACACTGACGGAATTAGGAAAGCTTCATTTGACCGCTCAGCCGGAGCTGCTTGCCGGATCGGCTCAAATGCTGATTCAGGGGATCAGCCGATTGGTTCGCAAGGGGTTGTGTACGCTCGAGGAAGCGTGGAATATGGGGTCTGTTCAACCTTGGAGACTGCTGAATAACTACAGTGAAGCTCAGCCGGAGCTTGAGCCGAGTGTTCTTTTTACAATGCGAGATGGGGAAGTGCAAGTGCTTCAAACCGCTGGCAGCGGGGTACAACGCATATAG
- a CDS encoding Gfo/Idh/MocA family protein, which produces MSSVRGLPGSRRAERFAVIGCQHPHISIFIEEMLELGYACAGIFEPGDPVLANQLAAKYQLQLVDSSKELLEPEQVRIIGSSAINNLKLGIALECEKYGKHLMLDKPAVVHWKGYNELEELINRGNIQLGMLLTERYRPSLYTLREMVLNGELGEIMSITMRKPHRLRPETRPAWHFNKQESGGIIIDLLVHDFDLLRWLTGQEIHSIQAAMGKRILPQYPDFYDTAAVQTVLDGGVSAQLYADWHAPEKCWTWGDGRIFVTGTLGSAEIRLAGDPAAKLDGEEELLLVMTHEEPLQQVPLRMPPVRIVEDFINRIEGKPHEFTHEDLLAATRATLLADEQAERVHVYSKKEHIKKG; this is translated from the coding sequence ATGTCATCTGTAAGAGGCTTGCCGGGATCACGAAGGGCGGAGAGGTTTGCGGTGATCGGCTGTCAGCATCCGCATATCTCGATTTTTATCGAGGAGATGCTGGAGCTCGGTTATGCGTGTGCGGGCATATTTGAACCAGGTGATCCAGTGCTGGCGAATCAGCTGGCTGCCAAGTACCAGCTGCAGCTTGTAGACAGCAGTAAGGAGCTGCTTGAGCCGGAGCAGGTTCGAATCATAGGGAGCTCTGCCATCAATAACCTTAAGCTGGGGATCGCGCTCGAATGTGAGAAATACGGCAAGCACCTGATGCTGGATAAGCCAGCGGTTGTTCACTGGAAGGGGTATAACGAGCTTGAGGAGCTAATCAATAGAGGGAATATTCAGTTAGGGATGCTGTTAACAGAGCGTTATCGACCTTCATTATATACGCTGCGCGAAATGGTGCTGAATGGTGAGCTGGGAGAGATCATGAGTATTACCATGCGGAAGCCGCATCGGCTGCGGCCGGAGACCCGTCCAGCCTGGCACTTCAACAAGCAGGAGTCGGGAGGCATTATTATTGACTTGCTGGTGCATGACTTTGATCTGCTGCGCTGGCTGACGGGTCAAGAGATTCACAGCATTCAGGCAGCAATGGGCAAGAGAATCCTGCCACAGTATCCAGACTTTTACGATACGGCCGCTGTTCAAACCGTACTGGATGGCGGGGTAAGTGCTCAGCTGTATGCGGATTGGCATGCCCCGGAGAAATGCTGGACTTGGGGAGATGGACGCATCTTCGTGACAGGCACCTTGGGGAGCGCCGAAATTCGGCTCGCAGGTGATCCGGCAGCGAAGCTGGATGGTGAAGAGGAGCTGCTGCTCGTGATGACCCATGAGGAGCCCTTGCAGCAAGTGCCGCTGCGTATGCCTCCTGTTCGCATCGTGGAGGATTTTATAAACCGGATTGAGGGGAAGCCGCATGAATTTACGCATGAGGATCTCTTGGCAGCTACAAGAGCCACACTGCTGGCAGATGAGCAGGCAGAGCGGGTCCATGTTTACTCTAAAAAGGAACATATAAAGAAAGGGTGA
- a CDS encoding DUF3800 domain-containing protein produces the protein METAVNNTTLSIFFDESGKKNNAVQLMGALCFPTDIYKNDSLIMMHELNKEYSFHWTDYSGDAKMRNGIIKLFQMAAKISPYAQLNILHYHYSQIEADAIRFGSRLKAEIIEYTVYTKFPERIMYGLLREYDKSSQLNAALYIEHAYEYERLDLANSLKKQLNAHALYRGEPYFVSECSYKRKGEEIGVELTDLLLGIIRTIMENSTSNSRSKREQRNLIFILYKLGLLECFIQNMSIYEWTGQSILTERNFKTYINLFIAKHFDEYRRIEV, from the coding sequence TTGGAAACTGCTGTGAATAATACGACTCTTTCCATTTTCTTTGATGAAAGTGGAAAAAAGAATAATGCAGTCCAACTAATGGGTGCGCTTTGCTTCCCAACGGATATTTATAAAAATGATTCATTAATTATGATGCACGAATTGAATAAAGAATATTCTTTTCATTGGACTGATTATTCTGGAGATGCCAAGATGCGAAATGGTATCATCAAGTTATTCCAAATGGCAGCTAAGATTTCACCGTACGCACAATTGAATATTCTTCATTATCATTATAGCCAAATCGAAGCAGACGCAATTCGGTTTGGGTCTAGACTAAAGGCGGAGATAATCGAGTACACTGTATATACTAAATTTCCTGAGCGGATCATGTACGGATTACTCAGAGAATACGATAAATCCTCTCAATTAAACGCAGCTCTGTATATTGAACATGCATATGAGTATGAACGGCTTGATCTGGCAAATTCTTTGAAGAAACAACTAAACGCTCATGCCCTATATAGAGGTGAACCGTACTTCGTTTCAGAATGCAGTTACAAGCGTAAAGGCGAAGAAATTGGTGTGGAGCTTACAGATCTATTACTCGGAATAATAAGAACAATAATGGAGAACAGTACATCCAACTCAAGATCAAAACGTGAACAACGGAATTTAATTTTTATATTGTACAAGTTGGGACTGTTGGAATGCTTCATTCAGAACATGTCTATTTATGAATGGACAGGCCAATCTATTCTCACGGAAAGAAACTTTAAAACCTATATCAACCTTTTTATCGCTAAACATTTTGATGAGTACAGAAGGATTGAAGTTTAA
- a CDS encoding type I restriction-modification system subunit M has translation MISSQRLELYNHLWARLESMRGFLEESAIRDYFLGIICYGYLSHKIEDRVSNSLLYDKCSFEEAWKNEEMRNSIREELVSTLGYVIEPQYLFSTMVSQIKKSLFNVGYFQLGIECFNRSIKGADSEHSLRYLFANMELSASLLRNLVNSESNFMTDVMVAIYDLLFASDNIDPEFVGEAYEFLISRFAESSGKKGGEFYTPPEISALIAKIVTADKDELRSVYDPTCGSASLLLQIAKEAKVGHFYGQEKMSTIYNMARMNMLLHEVAFNRFDIRNDDALEQPKHLDMRFEAVVANPPYSAKWSAHFHFLDDERFRSYGVLAPQSKADFAFIQHMIHQLDYKGILVAILPLGILFRGGPEGKIRSFFVEKYNYIDAIIGLPPNLMYGTSIPVCIVVMKKSRETDDKVMFIDASHEYANGRNQNQLRNVDVNKIVDTYINKKQIEHYSYLATLDELKDNDYNLNISRYIDKDIENDIIDITSAERQLKGIDRKIAEIDAVIKSKLKELGIVSKNL, from the coding sequence ATGATTTCTTCACAGCGATTAGAACTTTATAATCATTTATGGGCACGGCTTGAGTCTATGCGCGGATTTTTGGAGGAGTCGGCTATACGCGATTATTTTCTGGGAATTATATGTTATGGATACCTTTCTCATAAAATTGAAGATCGAGTTAGTAATTCACTGCTTTATGATAAATGCTCATTTGAGGAAGCATGGAAAAATGAAGAAATGCGTAATAGTATAAGGGAAGAGCTTGTTTCGACTTTAGGGTACGTAATTGAGCCTCAGTACTTATTTTCAACCATGGTTAGTCAGATTAAAAAAAGTTTATTTAATGTAGGATACTTTCAGTTAGGTATTGAATGCTTTAATCGCTCCATAAAAGGAGCTGACAGCGAGCACAGTCTGCGGTATCTATTCGCTAATATGGAATTGTCTGCTTCTCTATTAAGAAACCTTGTTAATTCTGAATCTAACTTCATGACTGATGTTATGGTAGCCATTTACGATCTCCTTTTCGCAAGCGATAATATTGATCCGGAATTCGTTGGGGAGGCATATGAATTTCTAATCTCGCGATTTGCGGAAAGCTCAGGCAAGAAGGGTGGGGAGTTCTATACGCCACCTGAAATTTCAGCACTCATTGCTAAAATAGTGACGGCAGATAAAGACGAACTTAGGAGTGTATACGATCCAACTTGTGGTTCTGCCTCGCTTCTTCTACAAATTGCAAAAGAGGCCAAGGTAGGACACTTTTACGGTCAGGAAAAAATGAGTACGATTTATAATATGGCTAGAATGAATATGTTGTTACACGAGGTTGCGTTTAATCGATTTGATATTCGTAACGATGATGCGTTAGAGCAACCTAAACATTTGGATATGCGTTTCGAAGCGGTGGTCGCTAACCCTCCCTATAGTGCAAAATGGAGCGCACATTTCCATTTTTTAGATGATGAACGTTTTAGGTCATATGGGGTACTTGCCCCACAATCGAAGGCTGATTTTGCATTTATTCAGCATATGATTCATCAATTGGATTACAAAGGTATTCTTGTGGCAATATTACCACTGGGAATACTGTTTAGAGGAGGACCAGAAGGGAAAATACGGAGTTTCTTCGTTGAAAAATATAATTATATTGATGCGATCATTGGATTGCCCCCTAACCTGATGTATGGTACATCTATTCCAGTATGTATCGTCGTTATGAAAAAAAGTCGTGAAACTGACGATAAGGTTATGTTTATCGACGCTTCTCATGAATATGCGAATGGAAGGAACCAGAACCAATTAAGGAACGTGGATGTTAATAAAATTGTCGATACCTATATTAACAAGAAACAAATTGAGCACTACTCCTACCTTGCTACTTTAGATGAGTTGAAAGATAACGACTATAATTTGAATATTTCGAGGTATATCGATAAGGATATAGAGAATGACATAATCGATATAACATCTGCCGAACGTCAGCTAAAGGGAATAGATCGAAAAATAGCAGAGATCGATGCTGTAATAAAATCTAAATTAAAAGAATTAGGCATCGTTTCTAAGAATCTTTAA
- the smpB gene encoding SsrA-binding protein SmpB, with protein sequence MAKKNDGKVLAQNKKASHDYFIEDTYEAGMVLTGTEIKSLRNGRANIGDAFATIRNGEIHIHNMHISPFEQGNRNNPDDPTRTRKLLLHKAQINKLLGLSKQEGYSIVPLKIYVRNGYAKLLLGLGKGKKQYDKRDTAAKRDAQRDIQRALREKQKIAR encoded by the coding sequence ATGGCGAAGAAGAATGACGGCAAGGTATTAGCGCAGAATAAGAAGGCTTCCCATGACTATTTCATCGAGGATACGTATGAAGCAGGAATGGTGCTGACTGGGACAGAGATTAAGTCTCTGCGGAATGGGCGTGCGAATATTGGAGATGCGTTTGCGACCATTCGGAACGGCGAGATCCATATTCATAACATGCATATCAGCCCGTTCGAACAAGGGAACCGCAATAACCCTGATGATCCTACACGTACGCGTAAGCTGCTCTTGCACAAGGCACAGATTAACAAGCTGCTGGGTCTGTCGAAGCAGGAGGGATACTCCATCGTACCGCTCAAGATTTATGTTCGTAATGGATATGCGAAGCTGCTGCTTGGACTGGGTAAAGGTAAGAAGCAATATGATAAACGTGACACCGCCGCGAAGCGGGATGCACAGCGTGATATCCAGCGTGCACTGCGCGAGAAGCAGAAGATTGCTCGGTAA